The genomic stretch TGTGTGAAAGAGGGCCATTGCTACAAGAGGAGTGATAGATATCAGGCCAGTTGTTGGTACAAATTAATGTTATAACTAaactttcctttcttcttttctttttattttcccttGGGACTAAACCAACAGAAAAACTTGGCCAAGAATTCCAAACCCAAACAAGAATGCCGGAGAAGTTCAAACCAAAAACTCaacaatgcaaaaaaaaaaaaaaaaagaagaagaaaagattaGGTGAATCAAAAAGTAGCCCAAGATTGATTATTGTTTCTTGAACTGAGAGAGATCATGGTTTATGATGAACAAGATTCTTGtcataattttcttttcaacttatGACAGCTGAAAAATATCTGCGTCAAAGTCCATAAGCTAGGCTATGCCAGTAGCTTCTTGTGTCCATCCATTTCTTGAAAAATTACGAAACTAAAAGCAGCTAAGCAAgaacacatatatatatgtgggATTGGTTTATTCGTATAGAGTTGATGTGTCAATGACACCACCAAACCATGCAATGTTCACCAGAACAAAAACTGATCAAATCACAGAATTATGAATCAGTCATTCACGCAACTAAAATCAAATCCTTtcacatcaaaaaaaaaataaaaataaaaacccaTTAAAATCTGGTCGTTGAATCAGTGAGATCAGATAAAGTTGTTTGGCTCCCTTGCATAGTTGCTTAGTTGTCTTTGCTGAAAATGTTAGTGCTGCATAAATGAGTAAGCCACACATATCAGACTGCGTTTGACAATGTGGTGCCTTAACCATGTGAAACCCATCAGTTTCCTGCTTATGATCTGTTACATGAAACAGTACTGTTAATGCTGCATAATAATGTGCTTGCTGATAAACATCTATATTTCTTACGTCcaatctttctttcaaaatactTATCCTATACGGAGGCAAATCTTCAGAaaatgatagtttgaaaatCAATTGTGTCATTTTAACATGACTACAAATAATGGACTTGATTAACAGTAGTGTCGCCCTTTACCCTTTTAACTATTTAACCTGCCTAAATGAATAATCTATATGTGATAGTTTTAGGGACTTTGTGCAGAGTGCTAATCGTTTCTAAGATCTATGCCACTGACTCATTGCAGCCCTGAAATTGAATGTCCAAACTGGGCTATAGGATTATGTGCCCCTCTTCACCCTTAGCCATGCCTACCCTACTCTGGCAATGGATACCTTCTTCTTCAGCCATAATGCACCTACTATTGTACACAGTTTTTGCCCCCCCAAGTAAAGTAGGGAAATGGGAAAATCATGTAAGAGAATTCAGTGAAAAATGTTGGTAAACCAAAAAGTAAAATGCATGGGAACTGGAGTAAACTTATTTGTGTAACTTGTATAAATAAGCTCAATTCCTTTGATTGCCTTCGGTACAAAAAACTCGGGTATTGTGTCAAACTGCAACaggaaaaaagtaaaaaaaggaGCCAAGCTAACAGGTACAAGTTCTAGGAAATGAGTCCATGTCTTTGTATGTATATACTTCACAGACCTGCATGTCTCCTTTTATTGAGTTTGGGAACATTTCCTCGGAATGGTGCCTTGTTGAAAATGATAAAcctttcctcaaaaaaaaaaaaaaaaaaaaaaaaaaaaactagtgtAACCCTTGAGATTTTGGGTAATGTAAATATTGGATTAGAGATTATTTGAAACAAGATTTTGAATTGACATTATAGCAACACTTTTTATAACGTGATGATGCAAATGAAACAAAAGGACATTTGGGAAGATAATTTTAATGCACTATCCAAATTAACACACAATCTTATATTCTTGGTGATAGTCTATTATTATTAATCTGAACCCGGAAGTTAACATATAAATATTGATTGATTAAGGGACAAAATTTGATTTGTGAAACTCTATAAACTTTATCTCATTTCTTTGTAGTTTATTTAACTACAAATTAGATATTGCTTTATTTAACTAAAAACGAGAGATATTATAGGAGTTTATCTGATTTCCTTGATGTGCCTGGCAAATAAAAGATATTTATGGGCTCACAAGATAACCATGAAAGTTAGCAAAGATGTGGACGAAACAAAGATAAAATGCATTTAATGCAAGTTTAAGCTTGAACCCTACCCTATATTTATCCTTGATCTTACGGTGATTAGAGTGATCCATAAAATTTGGTCAACATCAAGTGAAGTGATCACGAGGCAAAATGAATGATTTTTATACAGCTGGTTGGGAGCTTTCtctcaatttgaagaaattatTTGTGACATTAACGAAAACACGTTTTGATTTGGAGTCAAGAAGTGGCACCTGTGTGATTTAGCAAGAACCCTTGTAAACTTGCTCTGAGCATCATCACTCTACTTACTTTGACCTAAAGGAAAATGAATATGGTAAAAATTgaattgttaatttttttttttttggtttcttggAGACTCTATTTAAGATCTATGTCaaaaatggagttggagttgtaTCCAAATTAATCTACATTTAATTAGGCACAAACTAATCCCAATCTAATTCAAATTTTACTAATAACCAAATAACAAATAGGGCCTAAACAGCCTAAAAGAAACTCGGCCCAAACCTTTTAATATGCCCTTTTTTTTAGAGAGTATAAGTGAAAGATTTCGAATTTGAAATCTTTTATCTATACTTCTTTCTCTCGTATCACTTAATTCATCTCTCCCCTTTTACTTACACTTCCTCCATTTGTATCATCTAACTCATCccttttttcctctcatttgTATCATCTAACTCATCCCTTTTTTTCCTCTCGTATCACCTAATCTTATCTCTCCCCTTTTATTTACACTTCCTCTACTCGTAAGTCGTATCATCTAACCCATCCCTCACTCCTTGCTGTACCATTTCATGATTGACTAATGAGGTGATCATGTATGAGTCGAATTTTGCAAGTGTATCACTGCCTAACATATTGGAAGAAAAGTTAGGGCAACAAGAAAGAGTTACGCATGCATCTTTAACTTGCAAAAACGATTTTGAGTTGTTCTCCAAAATGGAATTAGAATATTCAAGAATCAAAACAAAATGAAGCCAAAAGTTTGGGAGGAAAAAGATGGATAGAAATGAGTACAACAACAATACACGAGTAACATGACCATGCACGTTTACCACTCTTTAAAACAAGCAAATTTCAAGAGTTTTAAAACATGCATATAAGTTAGAACATATGCATCACAAGAAGAATTTAGGAAAAATATCTGATAtaagggtctgtttgtttggaaggaaaaggtTTTCCGGAAAACattttccatattttcttttgtttggttGTCAattattttggaaaaataatttcCGATAGAAAATCAATTACACCCAGCGGAGGAAAACAACTTCCTCATCTGTCTTTGTGAAGTTATTTTCCTTCCTGAAAAGCAGTCTTCTTTTTCGCAGCGACATCTCCTCATCTCCGGCAAATAAAAGCTTTCAGTCCAACCAAAAGCCTCCGGCGACATCTCATCAGCAAACAAATCCCTCCTTCTTCGCAGGCGGCATCTCCAACTCTGACAAAGACCCAATTTCGGAGGTAACAGAtcatctccctctctctctctctctctctccaactCTGACAAGccaattttttggtttaattcTTGCTTTGCCTTTGCCATCTTGTCTGGATTGTGAAGAAGCTCCGCCATTGCCCATTCCATAGTGGCGGAGGTGGTATCTGTACCGCCTATAAACAAATCCTACAATTGGTTGCATAGATATGCTGTCAATATCTGGAGAATTTTTTGGATACGAAAggagaaattcatttttggTTAATTGGTTATACGAGCAAGCTATTCGTCACCTTATCACTGTTTTGTCCCCTAACAATGGCGTGTTGCAAGAGTTCATTGATAATTGCGTCTAACTCAAATACATTTCCTAATTCATAATAGATTTGACCAGACAAAAATTTCCGAAATAAGAAAAGCAGGGGGTATGATATGCTTATGATAGCCTGTGATTCTTGCTTGGCTAGATAAATTAAGGGTATTATTAATTCAATAGAAAATTCTGTAAGCAACGTTAAGCAGAGGTATTATATGATCCTGCCATTGTTCTGGAAACACTAGTGCATGTGCAAATGCCTAGATACCATTAGAATTTTTAGATTCCCGTTCCTACAATagcttttgttttagtttgttcTTACCTGATTAGGGTTAAATCTGATTTGATTGATGCTAATGAATTAATTTGGCTTCTGAGTTTTGGGGGTTTTAGACCATTTGTAAAAGTTTTAGTGAATTCATTGAGTTTGTGAAGCCACGGGCTGATTCTTTTGTAGTTTTAATTGTCTCTAGCTTCTTTCGTTTGATCCTCCGAcatgaattttgattttgtaGATGTCATTTTTTTCGCTTTATTATCTGGTGCCACATTTGATGGATGCCCAAAATGTTCTAGGATATAATATGTTTCTAAATTAAAAGGTCAATCCCAAGATATCCCATGAACGATCAATCAGTTTCTTTTGAGGAGCATTTGAGACCCCTGCATCACTCTGCAATTGAGACCCCTGCATTACTCTAGCTTTTTCTGGTACACTACTAATAGTCTACTGCTACGTGAATTTTCATAGATGGATCCCGgtagtgatgatgatgaggatgcTATTGTAATTGGTGCTGCCACTTCAGTCCTAGCAGCAGGATATGCAGCTCTTGAAGTCTATAAAACTCCAGTTGTTATACCTAAACCACCTCATGTTAATAGGGAGCGAGCTAGAGAGGATTACATGGATAGCATATTATATGGAAGTAGTTCGTATTGTATAGACCAAATTAGAATGGACCAAACTACATTTTTCCAATTACTAAATACTCTCACCATTAGAGGATTATTACAACCTACCATTCATATGTCAGTGAGAGAGCAATTGTTAATGTTTCTGCAAATAGTTGGCTATAATTTGAGGTTTCGAGTGGTTGGGGGGTACTTGTATAGGTCAACTGAAACCATACACCGCTATTTTTCCATTGTACTTGATGCCATATTGAAACTATATCCAGATTTAATACAATTGCCAAATGGTGCGACTCCACGAGAGATCCGTAATAGTCGAAGATACTACCCCTGGTTTGCTGTAAGTCTAGTTCTTtgtataaaaattaattaactCAAATAGTAGAAATTATTTTATATCTAATTGATATCACAAAATAGGATTGTGTAGGGGCTATAGATGGGACACATGTTGTTGCAAGTGTACCCCTTGAAATTCAAGGaaaatttcgaggtcgaaaggGTTACCCAACTCCTCTTTGTAGATTGACATTTGCACAAGGCTGCATGATGCTAAATTTTTGGCCTAGCACCAGCAGTCTCTGTCTCTGTACTGAGCTGCTGTACATATTAAGGTGGTTTATTGGTAATTGGCCTTGGACTTTGCTAATCGAAAGCTCCATTGGTCGGCAGCAAGAATTAACAATTATGAATAAATCCAAGATTCCATTAATAATTCCATTTAAGAATTCATGGTATAATATGAATAGATATTTTATAGAAATGATAATTTGATTataatggatagaaactaaaattAACTTGTAATGAAATAAATGTTTTGAgagtaaaaaaaatatttgcaacatatcaacaaatatatcagaaaatattttcagtgaCAAACCAAACAccggaaaattatgaaaaaaggaatttggaaaatattttcacttaataACCAAACAATGGAAAATTATGGGGAAGGAAGTGATTTTCCAGGAAAATGACTTcgatggaaaatattttccctaggaaaatattttcagtccaACCAAACGGACCCTAAGTTAAGCAACTCATGCACTACTCTACCCCAAATCATATATTAGAAATGCAAATTTCAACAAACACTTATTTAGTACCAAACTTTTAGTCCATGTACCAAAGTTTATCCCTTTCCACCTATCATCAATTCCTACTTACTTGGAAAGAAGATGAACATGGACATAGTAGTAGTGACTTTTCATAAATGTactttggaaaaagaaaaacatagaATTGAAGATGAGGATGAGAAAGAACTGCCAAAACCACCGCTTGAGCTACTTTGAAAAAAAGGGTCACGTACTCAAGTAAGCCAATTATGCATATCTCCACTTTCAACATTCAATTCTTGAACAACGAAACCGGCTACTACCTTTTTCCATACCAATGCATAGCAATAATTTCACCATTATGGTTTttaataacagaaaataacaaaaTGCAAGTAACTAAAGCAACCACACAAATATAATTAAATCAAAGAATTTATGTATGACTTTGGTTTCggattaaaaataagaaaaaaagaaccaaaaaaagaaCTGCCACTTCCATGTGGCCATTTACATTCCACCATCAAAACATTTTGgggcaacaaaaaaaaaattaaaatagaataTGGTCTTGGGAGGTGGGTATAAAgtttaaactaaaaaaaaaggggggggggggggaatggGGGGGAGAACTTAATAATATATACTTATTATACTTAATATTATACTTGATTCCTGTTCAtattctctcttttcttttctttctttcttttttttttttttggttttcccCAACCTGTTAATGCTCTAACAGTCACACGTGGGCCCCACTCCAAACAGGTGGGCCTACATTGGGCTTGTGTTTGATTTGTGCCGGTGCGATTGTTGGGCTGGGTTCTAGGAAAGGAAGACCTCAAGACTTGAACTTCTCGCAGCGAAGCAAACTGGGCAAGCCCGTGCAACGGCGTCGCATTCTGTACAAAGCGACAGGTGCCGACACGGCAACACCACCATCGCCGCCACCCTCTTGCGACACGCTTTACACGACGGCCCAGCCCTTTCCACCACTCGGTCCGGGTCAATGTACGCCGACTCAGCATCCTCCGCTTCGCCACCCACAGTCCCCGCGGCACTATTATTCCCTCCCCCTCCGCCGCCCCATTCATCCCTCTCTTGCACCTGTTGTGCCGCCCCATTATATCCACCGCCACCACCGCTAGTAATAATCGCCCGTTCCAGCTGTGCCTGCAGATTCGCCGCCATGTGCTCTTGCATCTTGGCCCTTTGCTGCCAAGCCTGAGCCTCCAAACTCAGCTGAGCTGCCTTCGCCTCCAGCTCGGCATTTCTTCTCGCCGCTTTCTCAACTTCCGCTTCCTTCTCCCTCAGCCTCCTCGCTACCGACTCCTCCGCCGCCCCCAACAGGGAACGATAGTGCCTTTGCCTTTTCTCCGCTAAAGTTCGTCTCAATTGCTCCCCCTGCATGTGTGTATATGTATCTATTAGAAATGGACAAGtcatttggaaaatttttttttgataccAGTAGGAGGAGGATTGTATTGGATGAAAACGGGGGGTAAGTACctgggcaaggaggaagtgttCGATTTCGTCGCGCTGTTGTTTAATATGGGAGGCTAAATCATCAGATAAGATGGATAATAGAACTGATGACTGAGCTGATGATTGAGGGGAAATCGAGTGTTGTTGCTGAGACAATGGTGGTGGTTGCTCGCCAAAAGCTAAGCCAAGGCCAATGGAGACGCCATTTCTCTGGGTGGCGGAATGGAGCTGAGTGAGGTCCATCAGTTGAGGATGTGGCGCCATTGAAATCAATGGTCGATTCATGGCGGCCGCCACCCCTCCTGCCCctgctcctcctcctcctcctgttGCCGTTGTCGTTGCACCTACCTCTCTTCCTCTTTTTCGCGAATTATTGATCCCAGCTGTATTGGCATTTGATTCATTGGATTAGCTGTGGATGGGATGAAAGAGAGGCCTAATTGGAAAGTTGAGGGAAGTTTTATTAATTACCTCCATGATTGAATGACATGTTTGTTTGATCAAAAAAAGATATTCCTCCTCCTCCAACTCCTCGTCCGCCTCCGCCAGGAGGTTGAGGTTGCAACGAGTAATCGTTGGCAACTGGGCTCTTGCCTTCTTCAACAGCTCTGCACGGTATTAACAACTTTTGTTCGTTAAAACGTTCGTCGACGTTGAGTTGAGAGAATTGATGATTGAGGAATTAAAAGGGGAGTGGTTGGAAATGCGAACAACAAACCTGTTGAACAGAAGAACATTCGATGGGTATTGAGCTTGAACGGccattcttttctttcctttcctttcctccTTTAATCTCTTCTCTCTATATAGTATAGAATGATGGAATGATGGAATGATGGATTTGGGATGAATGAAGGATTCGGTCAAAATCCAAAACGAATGAATGATTCAATGGGGGTGGGAAAAGAGGAGAGATTTATGGGGTTATAGGGAGGACGCGTATGGGAAGGAGGGAGGGCTAATAAACGCTGACACAAAAACAGCATGAAATAGATGCCCCAAACTCACGGCGGACTCTTCAATGAAGAGAGATAGATAGAGAGATAAgcaaatgagagagagagagaaatagtAGTATTCCTTTGTTCTTGTTCTTTGTTGTTGTGGATGATTGAATGCAATGGAAAGAGGAAGAGGAGGTGGTGGAGAGACAGAGAGAAATATGCAGTCGTAAGAGTCTAACGAAAGAAACGTAAAGTGAATGAGAgtaatagtagtagtagtagtagtagtagtattattAGTCTTTCTTGGGCGCCACCATTATCAACAAGGAAGGTAAAGAAAGGCTGGAGATGAGGAAGAAAAGTACTCTATTCTACACCTTCGAGGCCAGCAGGCCAAGAAAAACCCAtattccccaaaaaaaaaaaaagaaaaattcttataTTGTTCTCTTCatcaatttttttccattcACACAAccaaaggacaaaaaaaaaaaaaatttttaaaaaaaaaaaaactaaaaatgcaaaGAACAAAGAATAGTTTTCTGTTGCCAATGGTTTATAAAGGAAGAGAAGGAACGGAGGAGAAGAGATATGGATGCGATTGAAGGGAATGAGTccaagagaaaaaagagagattaagggggagagagtctCGAGAGAGAAAGAAGGGGGGGAAGAAATGGGAAGTCTTCTGCTTATTCTGGTTCTTTGTTTTTTCGGGGTTGGCTATAACTTCCTTTGGCTTTTGGTGCttcccttttctctcttgtttcgCGTGGCTTTGTTTTTGGCTTTTCTTTGGGGGGGAGGAGTCTCGTGCTTCTTATCAACTCctccttccttccttccatTTTTATACTACTATCTttcttaattattttattcaataAAATTGCAATAAGTATTTATTAATTTTAACATAAATAAATACCTTTTCCATATTACCCCATATTCTTGTAGtaattagttttttttctttaaaaaaatatttttttttcaaaatggtatatatatatatatatatatatatatatatatgaaagagGAGGGAGGGTTGGGTGATGGATTGTTGTTGATGTTGGGCGTGCAGAGCGGTGTCTGGCGTTACAGCTGCCGCTGGGATTGTTTGTATATGGCCCATCATCCATGCTCTCTGCTTTTTCTCTACTTCCGCTGCTACTATTATTACTATGGGATAGGACTTAGGAGGATATgggaaaattattatttttttaaaaaaaaaactttactgCATCCActtctttatttacttttgttctCAACAATACATACGTGTACTTCTTGATTTTTTGGTAAATGGACCACTTTCTTCTCTTGGTAAATGTAAGactatttaattcaattttttgtgtttgttatatatatatatatatatttatttatatatataaaggatTTGTACTTCTATGTATTGGAGAGTTTTAGTAAGAACCCAAATGCCTTTTCCtcatttaataaaaaaaaaatagtaaatgTGTTATGACTAGTTCTGCATCGGAGAATATTAGtaaaattttcttactttttgaaTATTACCATTCCCTTCCCTGactaaagaagagaaaaaaaaagccttTCTTAGCTAGTTTGCTTTAAAATATGGATTAATTTTTGTACACTTATATAGAAGTGTATCCATCAGCTATTCTCGTTACACAGATACGTGTGCAAATTTTGAGTTTTGTACTctaaattttgtatatgtgaCATGTATCTGACCGTGCTAATACATAAATTGTCAAAAGTTTTATCCCTTAAATTTAATATCAAAGTACGTTAATTTCTTTTGAGTTTTGAACTctaaattttgtatatgtggCATGTATCTGACCGTGCTAATACATAAATTGTCAAAAGTTTTATCCTTTAAATTTAATGTCAAAGTACGTTAATTTCTTACGAATtggttcaaattttcatttattgcttcgcatttttttttcctttttgacaaACATTTATTGCTTTGGATTACCTTCCTTATTAAGTATGTAGGCGGTCATAGCTGTTTGTCTTGTATGATGTCTAAGTATCCAACCATTCTATGCGTTCTTGATTGTCTTTTACTTCTCGTATGGTATATTATTTTAGTCAAATACGTTGTTGATTGCCTATTACTACTTTTATTTTAtacaattattatttatttttgtcaaaattaaaaaaaaaccttaatTCAATTTTGATGTGTGGCTTAGTTGAAAGTGCTATCTAGCTGCTAAGAGCTATGTGAGGTCATAGGTTGCACAGATAATGGAGGAACCACCAAAATTGTTTTTGTACTAATAGTTTGTTCCACTCTTAagcaaaaaatataaatatattggGCCCCAAGAAAATTATGATTCCAAAAAGATAGTGCCTCTTGAATCACTTGACTTGAGGAATTTTCCCACTACAAacagcaaaaagaaaaggatgtGCAGAATTTTCGGTGAATTTCCAACTATCCCATATTTCCCTTTCAGCATTTGCATTCCGGAGAATAAAACAACCACCACATGGTTGGAATTTATCACTTAGAGAAagtatataatattttttgggTATCAAAGTATTTTCATCACTTTAATTTGAAGCAACTTTGAAATAATAAATTTTACTGTTTTCCTAATATAATTTTTTAGTCAACATTTTGAAACAATTGAACTATATATGAAGTTCTTATTCAATTCCTTGCgttagaaaattaaaaaaaaaaagatcacatTACCTATATATGATCTAAATTCATGGTCATATTATTTGAGTTCTCTTTCTTCTTGTTCTCACGAGATAGCATTTGACCAAAACCTACTCAAATTTTCTAGATTGACTTATATATcataaccattttttttttcaggaaaaACCAATAGCAAATTGACACCACATTGACAAAAACTAATAGTATATGGTTCAActgcaataatttttttttttttttgagattttaCGAAAATCTTTTGTTTTAGAGGTGTCTATCATAGGATCTAATGGAACACCATGATAGTAGTATAATTAGGAGGACaacaagaaattttcaaaactacAAATCGGATTTGATGGAAATGGAATCAAATCAAATGTTTATCCAGAACCGTCACTGGTTGAGTGGTCGCAACTCATGGTAGTAACAAGGGATTTGCAAGGAATCGTAGAGGGCAAAGAAAAATGGGGTTACAAACTCGCTCCCTTGTAACCACCAAGCCCTtggggtgggaggcaagggttcaaaccttgcctcccaccaatATGCCATTCTTGTGGCTTGCTTCAAATCCAGACGGGTGTGTCGTGCACCCGTTTGGTCCGGTGGTGGTTCTGTCCCCATCGGTCCCCATAGGCTCAGTTGAGCCTCCCCGTagatagagtaggagtaggagtagggttgacaattgacaaaaaaaaaaaaaaaaaaaaaactcgctCCCTTGTGGccatttgaatttttatttgcGTCGAGAATATTGACTATTTATTACACGCATTTTCTTAGACGAGTCATGTGTCAAGAAAGGCATCCATAATCACTCCAACCCATGCCGCATCTTGTACGTTTGAGAGGA from Coffea eugenioides isolate CCC68of chromosome 8, Ceug_1.0, whole genome shotgun sequence encodes the following:
- the LOC113779419 gene encoding uncharacterized protein LOC113779419 translates to MDPGSDDDEDAIVIGAATSVLAAGYAALEVYKTPVVIPKPPHVNRERAREDYMDSILYGSSSYCIDQIRMDQTTFFQLLNTLTIRGLLQPTIHMSVREQLLMFLQIVGYNLRFRVVGGYLYRSTETIHRYFSIVLDAILKLYPDLIQLPNGATPREIRNSRRYYPWFADCVGAIDGTHVVASVPLEIQGKFRGRKGYPTPLCRLTFAQGCMMLNFWPSTSSLCLCTELLYILRWFIEKHRIEDEDEKELPKPPLELL
- the LOC113781347 gene encoding BOI-related E3 ubiquitin-protein ligase 1-like, with protein sequence MAVQAQYPSNVLLFNRAVEEGKSPVANDYSLQPQPPGGGGRGVGGGGISFFDQTNMSFNHGAGINNSRKRGREVGATTTATGGGGGAGAGGVAAAMNRPLISMAPHPQLMDLTQLHSATQRNGVSIGLGLAFGEQPPPLSQQQHSISPQSSAQSSVLLSILSDDLASHIKQQRDEIEHFLLAQGEQLRRTLAEKRQRHYRSLLGAAEESVARRLREKEAEVEKAARRNAELEAKAAQLSLEAQAWQQRAKMQEHMAANLQAQLERAIITSGGGGGYNGAAQQVQERDEWGGGGGGNNSAAGTVGGEAEDAESAYIDPDRVVERAGPSCKACRKRVAAMVVLPCRHLSLCTECDAVARACPVCFAARSSSLEVFLS